One Natrinema halophilum genomic window carries:
- a CDS encoding V-type ATP synthase subunit D, with amino-acid sequence MANDVKPTRKNLMAIEDRIELSERGHGTLEKKRDGLIMEFMDILDKAQDVRGNLADDYEAAQQKINMARAMEGDVAVRGAAAALEEHPEITTESKNIMGVVVPQIESSRVTKSLDQRGYGIMGTSARIDEAAEAYEDLLQSIILAAEVETAMKKMLREIETTKRRVNALEFKLLPELYENQEYIEQKLEEQEREETFRLKKIKEKKEAEEKEARETADETEPESEDETELEQATADDD; translated from the coding sequence ATGGCCAACGACGTCAAGCCCACCCGCAAGAACTTGATGGCGATCGAAGATCGCATCGAGCTCTCCGAGCGGGGACACGGCACGCTCGAGAAGAAACGTGACGGGCTGATCATGGAGTTCATGGACATTCTGGACAAAGCCCAGGACGTCCGTGGCAACCTCGCTGACGACTACGAAGCGGCCCAGCAGAAGATCAACATGGCCCGGGCGATGGAGGGCGACGTCGCGGTCCGCGGTGCCGCGGCCGCACTCGAAGAACACCCCGAAATCACGACCGAATCGAAGAACATCATGGGCGTCGTCGTCCCGCAGATCGAATCCTCGCGGGTCACCAAGAGCCTCGACCAGCGCGGGTACGGGATTATGGGCACCTCTGCCCGAATCGACGAGGCCGCGGAGGCCTACGAAGATCTGCTGCAGAGCATCATCCTCGCCGCCGAGGTCGAAACGGCGATGAAGAAGATGCTCCGAGAGATCGAGACGACCAAACGTCGGGTCAACGCCCTCGAATTCAAGCTCCTGCCGGAACTCTACGAGAACCAGGAGTACATCGAGCAGAAACTCGAGGAACAGGAGCGCGAGGAGACGTTCCGACTGAAGAAGATCAAGGAGAAAAAGGAAGCTGAGGAGAAGGAAGCGCGAGAAACCGCGGACGAAACGGAGCCCGAGTCCGAAGACGAAACGGAACTGGAGCAAGCGACTGCGGACGACGACTGA
- a CDS encoding pyruvoyl-dependent arginine decarboxylase gives MSTIRVVWGSSSGPTAMASYDAALAEAGVENYNLVPVSSVIPAAAAVEAVGTAPDLGPAGERLTVVEARATTAGPGRVSAALAWSQSADGGPGLFYETAGEMDRADVERRVREGLAAGQELRDWTFGDPRVAVESRQADSGRYTTAVVLAVYGDSDPIL, from the coding sequence ATGAGCACGATTCGAGTCGTCTGGGGGTCGTCGTCGGGTCCCACGGCGATGGCTTCCTACGACGCCGCCCTCGCCGAAGCCGGTGTCGAGAACTATAACCTCGTCCCGGTCTCCTCGGTGATCCCGGCGGCGGCCGCTGTCGAGGCCGTCGGCACCGCACCGGACCTCGGTCCCGCCGGTGAGCGATTGACGGTCGTCGAGGCGCGAGCGACCACTGCCGGTCCAGGCCGAGTGAGCGCTGCGCTTGCCTGGTCCCAGTCCGCCGACGGGGGGCCGGGGTTGTTCTACGAGACCGCCGGCGAGATGGATCGCGCCGACGTCGAACGGCGAGTTCGCGAGGGACTGGCCGCCGGACAGGAACTTCGCGACTGGACCTTTGGGGACCCGCGAGTCGCCGTCGAGAGTCGACAGGCCGATTCGGGTCGGTACACGACGGCCGTCGTCCTGGCAGTGTACGGCGACAGCGACCCGATCCTGTAG
- a CDS encoding long-chain-fatty-acid--CoA ligase, translating to MHKPLLVPEFLDRARTHYGDDEAVVATTGERFTYEELGERADRFSAALQQRGIEKGDRVAVLDPNTHYHLEAAYGIMQLGAIHTPLNYRLTPDDFEYILSDAGVDAIYADYEYAEKIEAIRDEVPTETFVTNDTTEVDGEWESFDAVLEDAGTEYDRPVMSEDEIITINYTSGTTGDPKGVCRTHRCETIHAYLLVGHQEITDDDVYLWTLPMFHANGWGHIFAVTGIGAKHVCTRGIDAGEIFDAVRSEDVSYMCGAPTVLNMLVNYYEENEPETTGDRSVRLATAGSAPPEATIRTVEDEFGWYLKHVYGATETGPLITTSDARRHFNDDSDDRFRIKKRQGLSYLGTEIRVVDEDGTDVPRDDETLGEVVVRGNQIMEKYWEKPEETEEAFSDRIEGYYHTGDLATIDERGMIAIQDRKKDIIISGGENISSIELEDALFDHPEVSDVAVIPAPSDEWGETPKAFVVPASGNPDDPGVAEGDLEAFTREKLAGYKVVHRVEFVEELPTTATGKVQKYELRQDEWEDEERMVGQG from the coding sequence ATGCACAAACCACTGCTCGTGCCGGAGTTCTTGGACCGGGCGCGGACCCACTACGGCGACGACGAGGCGGTCGTGGCAACGACAGGCGAACGGTTCACCTACGAGGAACTCGGCGAACGCGCCGATCGGTTCTCGGCGGCGCTTCAGCAACGCGGCATCGAGAAAGGCGACCGCGTCGCCGTCCTCGACCCGAACACCCACTACCACCTCGAGGCGGCGTACGGAATCATGCAACTCGGTGCGATTCACACGCCGCTGAACTACCGATTGACTCCCGACGACTTCGAGTACATCCTGTCTGACGCGGGCGTGGATGCGATCTACGCGGACTACGAGTACGCCGAGAAGATCGAGGCGATCCGTGACGAGGTGCCGACGGAGACATTCGTCACGAATGATACTACCGAAGTAGACGGAGAATGGGAGAGTTTCGACGCCGTCCTCGAGGATGCGGGGACCGAGTACGACCGGCCGGTGATGAGCGAAGATGAGATCATCACGATCAACTACACCTCGGGGACGACGGGCGATCCGAAGGGGGTCTGTCGCACCCACCGGTGTGAAACGATCCACGCGTACCTGCTGGTCGGCCATCAGGAGATCACCGACGACGACGTCTACCTGTGGACGCTTCCGATGTTCCACGCGAACGGCTGGGGACACATCTTCGCGGTGACCGGAATCGGCGCGAAACACGTCTGCACGCGCGGGATCGATGCCGGAGAAATATTCGACGCAGTGCGATCGGAGGACGTCTCGTACATGTGCGGCGCACCGACGGTGTTGAACATGCTGGTCAATTACTACGAGGAGAACGAACCGGAGACGACCGGCGATAGGAGCGTTCGGCTCGCGACTGCCGGCAGCGCACCGCCGGAAGCGACCATCCGCACCGTCGAAGACGAATTCGGCTGGTACCTGAAACACGTCTACGGCGCGACCGAAACGGGGCCGCTGATCACCACCTCCGACGCTCGCCGACATTTCAACGACGACAGCGACGACCGATTCCGAATCAAAAAACGGCAGGGGCTTTCCTATCTTGGAACCGAAATCCGTGTCGTCGACGAAGATGGCACCGACGTTCCCCGCGACGACGAGACGCTCGGCGAGGTCGTCGTCCGCGGCAACCAGATCATGGAAAAGTACTGGGAGAAGCCCGAGGAGACCGAGGAAGCGTTTTCCGACCGCATCGAGGGCTACTACCACACGGGCGACCTCGCGACGATCGACGAACGCGGCATGATCGCCATCCAGGACCGAAAGAAAGACATCATCATCTCGGGCGGCGAAAACATCTCGAGCATCGAACTCGAGGACGCGCTGTTCGATCACCCGGAGGTGTCAGACGTGGCGGTGATCCCGGCCCCGAGCGACGAGTGGGGGGAAACGCCGAAGGCGTTCGTCGTCCCGGCAAGCGGCAATCCCGACGACCCGGGCGTGGCCGAAGGTGACCTCGAGGCGTTTACGCGAGAGAAGTTGGCGGGCTACAAGGTCGTCCACCGGGTCGAGTTCGTCGAGGAACTGCCGACGACCGCGACGGGAAAAGTCCAGAAGTACGAACTCCGTCAGGACGAGTGGGAAGACGAAGAGCGAATGGTCGGACAGGGGTAA
- a CDS encoding DUF5811 family protein, with product MNGNTPYAGLPGETGAGQRAAADVPDLSSAQRRLLHRDVSRIAARTREYLPNEYIVDADVSTSLTGPQVTVAVRPPVGHPVSAGFTPDLDEAAAEEVITADERDEVARGLAASAALQVKQAVSDNVRPTGK from the coding sequence ATGAACGGAAATACGCCGTACGCAGGTCTACCGGGCGAAACTGGGGCAGGACAGCGTGCCGCGGCGGACGTTCCGGACCTCTCGAGTGCGCAGAGGCGACTGCTTCACCGCGACGTCTCGCGGATCGCCGCCCGTACGAGAGAGTACCTCCCGAACGAATATATCGTCGACGCCGACGTCTCGACCAGTTTGACCGGCCCGCAAGTCACCGTTGCAGTTCGCCCGCCGGTCGGCCACCCGGTCAGTGCCGGCTTCACACCAGACCTGGACGAAGCGGCGGCGGAAGAGGTCATCACCGCGGACGAACGCGATGAGGTCGCCCGAGGCCTGGCCGCAAGCGCCGCTTTGCAAGTCAAACAGGCCGTCAGTGATAACGTTCGGCCGACCGGAAAATAG
- a CDS encoding alkaline phosphatase D family protein has product MSDQGTTRRGTNRRDVLEKLSIGSVTGGLAAVLGQRDIVHPVEARSVSDRSVFEFDETVDPNETFPQSVASGGPTESGVILWTRLSTEAADSDRPMGVQVAADDEFEAIVYEGTVPAERISSAHDNTVSVDLDGRLESNRFYFYRFIYDGVATRTGRCRTLPAPDESPDSLSVAVLTCQDYQNGYYGAYHHVAAEDVDFVVHLGDFVYESADGSYTAPNAGIADGRDFDLPSGEPLAESLADFRTLYRTYKRDELLQDGLERHTFVYGWDDHEVGNNRYWNYETGAPVLPDKNGGGQPSVATEFTANGIQAWIEYTPVRVEFDGSESTLHDQLELWRTVRFGDLLDLAVTDERLYRDGPPCEDGRRIFCTDEEAQGRTMLGSEQKRDFKRWVSESDAIWTVWANEVLTMPLTIGDGSNQVELFLDSWDGFQHERKELMQHVADADPQNFVALTGDLHASLAGYVKSGYGEIDRNQTDERVGIELMTPSVTSVNAADVVDFPGDWDEEALAHLAEKENEQLEFSNFHRHGYAVVEFSRDECTFTVYEVDKETNSRDAERTKLVQYSSPDGSTALYERDTRSDR; this is encoded by the coding sequence ATGTCCGACCAGGGCACGACACGACGCGGAACGAACAGACGCGATGTCCTCGAGAAACTCAGCATCGGTTCCGTTACGGGCGGACTCGCCGCGGTACTCGGTCAACGCGACATCGTTCACCCGGTCGAAGCGCGGAGCGTCTCGGACCGGAGCGTCTTCGAATTCGACGAGACGGTCGATCCGAACGAGACGTTTCCACAGTCAGTAGCGAGCGGCGGACCGACGGAGAGCGGCGTTATTCTCTGGACTCGTCTCTCCACCGAAGCGGCAGATAGCGACCGTCCGATGGGCGTTCAGGTCGCGGCGGACGACGAATTCGAAGCCATCGTCTACGAGGGAACCGTTCCGGCCGAGCGGATCTCGAGCGCTCACGACAACACGGTCTCGGTCGACCTCGACGGACGGCTCGAGTCGAATCGATTCTACTTTTATCGGTTCATCTACGACGGAGTCGCGACGCGAACCGGCCGCTGCCGAACGCTCCCAGCTCCGGACGAAAGCCCAGACTCCCTGTCCGTTGCGGTACTGACCTGTCAGGACTATCAGAACGGGTACTACGGAGCGTACCACCACGTCGCGGCGGAAGACGTCGATTTCGTCGTGCACCTCGGCGATTTCGTGTACGAATCCGCCGACGGATCCTACACCGCGCCGAACGCGGGTATCGCGGATGGGCGTGACTTCGATCTCCCCAGCGGTGAACCGCTGGCGGAGTCGCTGGCCGATTTCCGGACGCTCTATCGAACCTATAAGCGGGACGAACTGCTGCAAGACGGGCTGGAACGACATACGTTCGTATACGGCTGGGACGATCACGAGGTCGGCAACAACCGATACTGGAACTACGAGACGGGTGCCCCCGTCCTCCCGGACAAAAACGGTGGTGGGCAGCCGAGCGTCGCGACGGAGTTTACCGCGAACGGCATTCAGGCCTGGATCGAATACACGCCGGTCCGCGTCGAATTCGACGGAAGTGAATCGACACTCCACGATCAACTCGAGTTATGGCGAACTGTCCGATTCGGAGACCTCCTGGATCTGGCGGTTACCGACGAACGTCTCTATCGCGACGGCCCACCCTGCGAAGACGGACGGCGGATCTTCTGCACGGACGAGGAGGCGCAGGGACGGACGATGCTCGGGAGCGAGCAGAAACGAGACTTCAAACGCTGGGTCAGCGAGTCGGACGCGATCTGGACGGTCTGGGCAAACGAGGTGCTGACGATGCCGCTGACGATCGGCGACGGATCGAATCAGGTCGAATTGTTCCTCGACTCCTGGGACGGGTTCCAACATGAGCGGAAGGAGCTCATGCAACACGTCGCCGATGCGGATCCGCAGAACTTCGTCGCGCTGACCGGCGACCTCCACGCCTCGCTGGCCGGATACGTGAAAAGCGGGTACGGCGAAATCGACCGGAACCAGACCGACGAACGCGTCGGTATCGAACTCATGACCCCCTCGGTGACGAGCGTCAACGCTGCCGACGTCGTCGACTTCCCCGGCGACTGGGACGAGGAAGCGCTCGCACACCTCGCTGAAAAAGAAAACGAGCAGCTGGAGTTCAGTAACTTCCACCGACACGGCTACGCCGTCGTCGAGTTTTCCCGAGACGAGTGCACCTTCACCGTGTACGAAGTCGACAAAGAGACGAACTCTCGAGATGCAGAACGGACGAAGCTCGTTCAGTATAGCAGCCCAGACGGCAGTACCGCACTCTACGAACGCGACACGCGATCGGACCGATAG
- a CDS encoding DUF6276 family protein, whose translation MNCSECGTSTILFSLPDEYRKYSPSEAAFATVCPHCLSLEPAPNPDSVSEKGIAASEDATTGNSPDFTRISDAFPAHPERAIPMILAIGLCSSLATNRTAIELLLKEVERTGTDPLLVFDRLSDDPSVDPVIDLDRRQHQLEQLLY comes from the coding sequence ATGAACTGTTCCGAATGCGGTACGTCGACGATTTTGTTCTCCCTTCCCGACGAGTACCGCAAGTACTCGCCATCGGAGGCAGCGTTCGCTACGGTCTGCCCGCATTGTCTGTCCCTCGAACCTGCCCCGAATCCGGACTCGGTCTCGGAGAAAGGCATCGCTGCGAGTGAGGACGCGACCACGGGAAATTCGCCCGACTTCACACGGATCAGCGATGCGTTTCCGGCACACCCAGAGCGTGCGATACCGATGATACTCGCAATCGGACTGTGTTCGTCACTTGCGACGAACCGTACCGCAATCGAGTTGTTGCTCAAGGAGGTCGAACGCACCGGAACGGACCCGTTGCTCGTCTTTGATCGCCTCAGCGACGATCCGTCGGTCGATCCGGTGATCGATCTCGATCGACGGCAACATCAGCTCGAGCAACTGTTGTACTGA
- the pepF gene encoding oligoendopeptidase F: MSSVPDRSEVDEEYTWNLESIYATDDDWESAYEAIAERVDELEAYEGQVTDDAETFRTVLELRDEIMREVSTVAAYARMRRDEDTTNQQYQALTARAQSLAADAQSAASFIDPEIQELSREDFDSMIDAEPQLETYDHYVDDVLRMKPHTRSAEVEALLADLSEVTGATGEVYNMLSNADMAFPTVEDSSGEAVEISQSNFTNLLKRPDREFRERVYAAYFDEWESVRNAVASAYKNSVKADVKTARARNYETAREAALDGPNVPTEVYDTLVDTVHDNLGKLHHHAELKRQALDVDELRMWDLYMPLTGDEGPDLEYDQATEYVVDALAPLGDEYQSRVADGLDSQWVDVYENAGKQSGAYSGGTYDTQPFILLNYQHDISSMYTLSHELGHSMHSELTKDEQPFIYSSYEIFVAEVASTVNEALLTNQLLETVDDPEFRKHVLNEFLERVRSTLYRQTLFAEFEHETHRLEEDGEPLTADRLDDIYRGLKEDYYEPAVIDDRIAREWMRIPHFYRAFYVYQYATGISAALAIVDDVLERGQPAADDYLDFLQRGSREYPLELLQIAGVDMSTSDPIDRALETYGERLDEFESLLT, translated from the coding sequence ATGAGTTCCGTTCCTGACCGCTCCGAGGTCGATGAGGAATATACTTGGAACCTCGAGAGCATCTACGCGACGGACGACGACTGGGAGTCCGCTTACGAGGCCATCGCCGAGCGCGTCGACGAACTCGAGGCCTACGAGGGCCAGGTCACCGACGATGCCGAGACGTTTCGTACCGTGCTCGAACTGCGCGACGAAATCATGCGCGAAGTCTCGACGGTCGCGGCGTACGCTCGCATGCGCCGCGACGAGGATACGACGAACCAGCAGTATCAGGCGCTGACTGCCCGCGCCCAGTCGCTTGCAGCCGACGCTCAGTCTGCGGCCTCCTTCATCGACCCGGAGATTCAGGAGCTGTCCCGTGAGGACTTCGACTCCATGATCGACGCCGAGCCACAGCTCGAGACGTACGATCATTACGTCGACGATGTTCTCCGGATGAAACCCCACACCCGGTCGGCCGAGGTCGAGGCGCTGCTTGCTGACTTGAGCGAGGTGACGGGCGCGACGGGAGAAGTGTACAATATGCTCTCGAACGCTGATATGGCGTTCCCGACCGTCGAGGATTCATCGGGCGAAGCCGTCGAAATCTCACAGAGCAACTTCACCAACTTGCTCAAACGGCCCGACCGCGAGTTCCGCGAGCGCGTCTACGCGGCCTACTTCGACGAGTGGGAATCCGTCCGAAACGCCGTCGCATCGGCCTACAAGAACAGCGTCAAAGCCGACGTCAAAACTGCCCGAGCGCGAAACTACGAGACTGCACGCGAAGCCGCTCTCGATGGCCCGAACGTCCCCACTGAAGTTTACGACACCCTCGTCGACACCGTCCACGACAATCTCGGAAAACTTCATCATCACGCCGAACTCAAACGCCAGGCGTTAGACGTCGACGAACTCCGAATGTGGGACCTCTACATGCCGCTGACCGGCGACGAAGGCCCAGATCTCGAGTACGATCAGGCGACCGAATACGTCGTCGACGCGCTCGCACCGCTGGGTGACGAGTACCAGTCTCGAGTCGCCGACGGACTCGATTCACAGTGGGTCGACGTCTACGAGAACGCGGGAAAGCAGTCGGGTGCGTACTCAGGCGGCACCTACGACACCCAGCCGTTCATTCTGCTGAACTACCAACACGACATCTCCTCGATGTATACCCTGTCCCACGAACTCGGCCACTCGATGCACTCCGAACTCACCAAAGACGAACAGCCGTTCATCTACTCGAGCTACGAAATCTTCGTCGCAGAGGTTGCAAGCACGGTCAACGAGGCGTTGCTTACCAACCAACTGCTCGAAACCGTCGACGACCCCGAGTTCCGGAAACACGTCCTCAACGAATTCCTAGAGCGCGTACGCTCGACGCTGTACCGACAGACGCTGTTCGCCGAGTTCGAACACGAAACCCACCGGCTCGAAGAAGACGGCGAACCGCTGACGGCCGACCGACTGGACGACATCTATCGCGGCCTCAAGGAGGACTATTACGAACCCGCCGTGATCGACGATCGGATCGCCCGCGAGTGGATGCGCATCCCCCACTTCTACCGGGCCTTTTACGTCTACCAGTACGCGACCGGTATCTCCGCGGCGCTTGCTATCGTCGACGACGTCCTCGAGCGCGGTCAACCGGCCGCCGATGACTACCTCGATTTCCTCCAGCGGGGGTCCCGGGAGTACCCGCTGGAACTCCTCCAAATCGCCGGTGTCGACATGAGCACCTCGGACCCGATCGACCGCGCGCTCGAGACCTACGGTGAGCGCCTCGACGAGTTCGAGTCGTTGTTGACGTAA
- the pan2 gene encoding proteasome-activating nucleotidase Pan2: MSRSPSIPDRPHRDIDSDLPDDERLEALRGHYEDLVEVNEQLTAQLDDAEKRRQRLREKVDRVERENESLKSSSLYIATVEDVLDDDEVIVKQHGNNQEVLTEVSSRMVDRVEPGDRVAVNDSFAIQTVLNAETDARAQSMEITEKPGVTYADIGGIDEQVREVREAVEQPLAEPELFDEVGIDPPSGVLLYGPPGTGKTMLAKAVANETDATFIKMAGSELVRKFIGEGSRLVRDLFEMAREREPAIIFIDEIDAIATRRTESKTSGDAEVQRTMMQLLSEMDGFEARGEIRIIAATNRFDMLDRAILRPGRFDRLIDVPEPDCDGREQILEIHTRGMSVSDDVDFAELAADTDGYSGADIESLATEAGMFAIRNDRDTVTHSDFAEALEKIENDDSSDVISSAGYFYQ, translated from the coding sequence ATGTCTCGAAGCCCGTCTATTCCCGACCGACCTCACCGCGATATAGACTCAGATCTCCCCGACGACGAGCGGCTCGAGGCGCTTCGCGGGCACTACGAAGACCTCGTCGAGGTCAACGAGCAGTTGACTGCCCAGCTCGATGACGCAGAGAAACGCCGCCAGCGCCTTCGGGAGAAAGTCGATCGCGTCGAACGAGAAAACGAATCGCTGAAGAGTTCCTCGCTTTACATCGCCACCGTCGAGGACGTCCTCGACGACGACGAGGTCATCGTCAAGCAACACGGTAACAACCAGGAGGTGCTGACCGAAGTCTCCTCCCGGATGGTCGACCGCGTCGAACCTGGTGACCGCGTCGCCGTCAACGATTCCTTTGCGATTCAGACGGTGCTGAACGCTGAGACCGACGCGCGCGCGCAGTCAATGGAAATCACCGAGAAGCCGGGAGTTACCTACGCGGACATCGGCGGTATCGACGAGCAAGTTCGCGAAGTTCGCGAGGCCGTCGAGCAACCGCTCGCCGAACCCGAACTGTTCGACGAAGTTGGAATCGACCCGCCCAGCGGTGTCCTCCTCTACGGGCCGCCGGGGACGGGCAAGACGATGCTCGCGAAAGCCGTCGCCAACGAGACCGATGCGACGTTCATCAAAATGGCCGGGTCCGAACTCGTCCGCAAATTCATCGGCGAGGGATCTCGCCTCGTTCGCGATCTCTTCGAGATGGCCCGTGAACGCGAACCCGCTATCATCTTCATCGACGAGATCGACGCCATCGCCACACGCCGGACCGAGTCGAAGACCTCCGGCGATGCCGAGGTTCAGCGGACGATGATGCAACTACTCTCCGAGATGGACGGCTTCGAAGCCCGCGGCGAGATTCGTATCATCGCCGCGACCAACCGATTCGACATGCTCGACCGTGCGATCCTCCGTCCCGGCCGGTTCGACCGTCTCATCGACGTCCCCGAACCCGACTGCGACGGCCGCGAACAGATCCTCGAGATCCACACCCGCGGAATGAGCGTTTCCGACGATGTCGACTTCGCCGAGCTGGCCGCCGATACCGACGGTTACTCCGGCGCAGATATCGAGAGCCTCGCTACCGAAGCCGGCATGTTTGCCATCCGCAACGACCGCGATACGGTCACACATAGCGACTTCGCCGAAGCGTTAGAGAAGATCGAAAACGACGACTCGAGCGACGTAATCTCGTCTGCGGGTTACTTCTATCAATAA